A window of the Terriglobia bacterium genome harbors these coding sequences:
- a CDS encoding PLP-dependent aspartate aminotransferase family protein: MSDRKHGFATRAIHDGQQAEPLTGAIAVPIYATSTYLQDELGKPRLGYEYARVSNPTRDRLEQNLASLEGGTSAHVFASGMAAINALCTTLKARDHVVCSHNVYGGVPRLFNQILVNYGLEFTYVDTSDLNAVERAIQRGTKYVYVETPTNPLMTISDIAAISRIAHRRGAEVVVDNTFMSPYFQQPLALGADMVIHSTTKFLNGHSDGLGGVIICTTPEHAEKFRFIQKSAGAILSPFECFLVLRGVKTLAVRMEQHERNGRAVAKFLNGHRKVQKVFYPGLPEHPQYELAKKQMSGFGALITFETGSLKNAKRMLSKVRVCSLGESLGGVETLISHPATMTHAALGEKGRKAIGITDGLVRISVGIEDVEDILSDLDEALKAI; the protein is encoded by the coding sequence ATGAGCGATCGCAAGCACGGCTTCGCCACCCGCGCCATCCACGACGGACAGCAGGCAGAACCCCTCACCGGCGCCATTGCCGTCCCCATCTATGCCACTTCCACTTATCTTCAGGACGAGCTTGGCAAGCCGCGCTTGGGATACGAGTACGCGCGCGTCTCCAATCCCACTCGCGACCGCCTGGAGCAGAACTTGGCTTCGCTCGAAGGCGGGACTTCCGCCCACGTCTTCGCCAGCGGCATGGCCGCCATCAACGCCCTTTGCACCACCCTCAAGGCCCGCGACCACGTCGTCTGCTCGCACAACGTCTACGGCGGCGTCCCCCGCCTCTTCAATCAGATCCTGGTCAACTACGGCCTTGAGTTTACCTACGTGGACACTTCGGATCTGAACGCGGTCGAGCGCGCCATCCAGCGCGGCACCAAGTACGTCTACGTCGAGACCCCGACCAACCCCCTGATGACCATCAGCGACATCGCCGCCATCAGCCGCATCGCCCACCGTCGCGGCGCCGAAGTCGTGGTCGACAACACCTTCATGTCGCCCTACTTCCAGCAGCCCCTCGCCCTGGGCGCCGACATGGTCATCCACTCCACCACCAAGTTCCTCAACGGTCACAGCGACGGACTCGGCGGCGTCATCATCTGCACCACGCCGGAGCATGCAGAAAAATTCCGCTTCATCCAGAAATCTGCGGGCGCGATTCTCTCGCCGTTCGAATGTTTCCTCGTCCTCCGCGGAGTGAAAACGCTGGCCGTGCGCATGGAGCAGCACGAGAGGAACGGCCGCGCCGTCGCCAAGTTCCTGAACGGTCACCGCAAGGTCCAGAAGGTCTTCTATCCCGGCCTGCCAGAGCATCCGCAATACGAGCTCGCCAAGAAGCAGATGTCCGGCTTCGGTGCCCTCATCACCTTCGAGACTGGCTCTCTGAAGAATGCAAAGCGGATGTTGAGCAAGGTCCGCGTCTGCTCCCTCGGCGAGTCCCTCGGCGGCGTCGAGACCCTCATCTCCCACCCCGCCACCATGACCCACGCCGCTCTCGGCGAGAAGGGAAGAAAGGCCATCGGCATCACCGATGGCCTGGTCCGCATCTCCGTCGGTATTGAGGACGTCGAAGACATCCTCTCCGACCTCGACGAAGCCCTGAAAGCGATCTGA
- a CDS encoding VWA domain-containing protein, which produces MARFRRIGPGSIRSLRTQTHPVPAILPNACSSLSASVLRPWISAALMALFIAAALVFCAAPLARAQSTTGDVHVTPRKEPDKNKAFDVDPRFKTHTKPVIVDVDLVLVNVTITDPMNRLVTGLEKENFKIFEGNQEQQIRHFSNEDAPISLGVIFDVSGSMKTKIEKAREAVVEFFRTANPQDEFFLVTFSDRPQLLADFTQSIEDIQSKVVFTMPQGLTALLDAIYLGVTKMHDAHNAKKALLIISDGGDNRSRYTDAEIKAIVKEADVQIYAIGIYNSSFPTPEEVAGPALLTNITEVTGGRTFTIDNPNDLTDVATKIGIELRNQYVLGYRSTNSIRDGRWRKVKVRLLPPKGLPQLTVYSKTGYYAPSQ; this is translated from the coding sequence ATGGCCCGTTTTCGGAGAATCGGGCCGGGGTCCATTCGTTCCCTGAGAACGCAAACGCATCCGGTGCCAGCTATCCTGCCGAATGCCTGCTCGTCGCTCTCAGCGTCGGTTCTGCGGCCCTGGATTTCGGCAGCGCTTATGGCGCTGTTCATTGCTGCGGCGCTCGTGTTCTGCGCCGCTCCTCTGGCCCGCGCGCAGTCGACCACCGGCGACGTCCACGTCACCCCGCGCAAGGAGCCCGACAAGAACAAAGCCTTCGACGTCGACCCCAGGTTCAAGACCCACACCAAGCCCGTGATCGTGGACGTCGACCTCGTGTTGGTCAACGTCACCATCACCGATCCCATGAACCGCTTGGTCACCGGTCTGGAGAAAGAGAACTTCAAGATCTTCGAAGGCAACCAGGAGCAGCAGATCCGACACTTCTCCAATGAGGACGCTCCTATTTCTCTCGGCGTCATCTTCGATGTCAGCGGCAGCATGAAGACCAAGATCGAGAAGGCCCGCGAGGCGGTCGTCGAGTTCTTCAGGACCGCCAACCCTCAGGACGAGTTTTTCCTTGTCACCTTCTCCGACCGCCCTCAGTTGCTCGCCGACTTCACCCAGTCCATCGAGGACATCCAGAGCAAGGTGGTCTTCACCATGCCCCAGGGCCTCACCGCGTTGCTCGATGCCATCTACCTCGGCGTCACTAAAATGCACGATGCCCACAACGCCAAGAAGGCCCTGCTCATCATTTCTGACGGCGGCGACAACCGCAGCCGCTACACCGACGCCGAGATCAAGGCGATCGTCAAGGAAGCCGACGTCCAGATCTACGCCATCGGCATCTATAATTCGTCCTTCCCCACTCCCGAGGAAGTGGCCGGCCCCGCCTTGCTCACCAACATCACCGAAGTCACCGGCGGGCGCACCTTCACCATCGATAACCCTAACGACTTGACCGACGTCGCCACCAAGATTGGGATCGAGCTGCGCAACCAATACGTCCTCGGATATCGTTCGACGAATTCAATCCGCGACGGGCGCTGGCGCAAGGTCAAGGTCAGGCTCTTGCCGCCCAAGGGGTTGCCGCAACTCACGGTCTATTCCAAGACGGGATACTATGCACCCTCGCAGTAG
- the murI gene encoding glutamate racemase: MSRRPTIGVFDSGVGGLTVLKELVRLIPDADYLYFGDTARLPYGSKSPETVAKFALEAVRFLQEHGAEYMVIACNTASALALEAIKSAVKIPVVGVIEPGAERAAIATLHRTVLVIGTEATIGSHAYQRALAARSVMALEKACPLFVPLIEEGWMDHNVTQQVAHVYLDEFFQDPKTGPDTLVLGCTHYPLIKQILRGVAPWRVEIVDSAESTAQYVAKELEKLPPMLPTINPAEQRQMTRLRFFATDSVDRFRRLGERFMGHAIGPVRHVDIGG, from the coding sequence GTGAGCAGAAGACCAACCATCGGAGTGTTTGACTCGGGCGTGGGCGGGCTGACGGTGCTGAAGGAACTGGTGCGCCTAATCCCGGACGCGGACTACCTCTACTTCGGCGATACGGCGCGGCTGCCCTACGGGTCGAAGTCGCCGGAAACGGTGGCCAAGTTCGCGCTGGAAGCGGTGCGCTTCCTCCAGGAGCATGGCGCGGAGTACATGGTGATCGCGTGCAACACGGCGAGCGCGCTGGCGCTGGAGGCGATCAAGAGCGCGGTGAAGATCCCCGTGGTCGGGGTGATCGAGCCGGGGGCGGAACGAGCGGCGATCGCGACCTTGCACCGCACCGTACTGGTGATCGGGACGGAGGCCACGATCGGCAGCCACGCCTACCAGCGGGCGCTGGCGGCGCGGAGCGTCATGGCGCTGGAGAAGGCGTGCCCGCTGTTCGTGCCGTTGATCGAAGAGGGCTGGATGGACCACAACGTCACCCAGCAAGTGGCGCACGTGTACCTGGACGAGTTCTTCCAAGACCCGAAGACCGGGCCGGACACGCTGGTGCTGGGCTGCACGCATTACCCGCTGATCAAGCAGATCCTGCGCGGGGTGGCGCCGTGGCGGGTGGAGATCGTGGATTCGGCGGAATCAACCGCACAGTACGTGGCGAAAGAGCTGGAGAAATTGCCTCCGATGTTGCCGACCATCAACCCGGCGGAGCAGCGGCAGATGACGCGGCTGCGGTTCTTTGCGACCGATTCGGTGGACAGGTTCCGCCGTCTGGGCGAGAGGTTCATGGGGCACGCGATCGGGCCGGTCAGGCACGTCGATATTGGAGGCTAG
- the rph gene encoding ribonuclease PH gives MIYRSDNRAPDQMRPVNIVPEFISTAEGSCLIEVGNTRVICTASVDEAVPSWMRNSGKGWITSEYGMIPRSTLTRTPREAARGRQGGRTQEIQRLIGRSLRAVVDLTRLGERTIWVDCDVIQADGGTRTASITGSFVALGLALGKLVEAGTLTSAPIRDFVAATSAGIVDGEIMLDLNYEEDARAEVDMNFVMTGGKKMVELQATAEQRPFDEAQLKRMTELARKGVESLIAKQQAVLSSLLLRQ, from the coding sequence ATGATCTATCGAAGCGATAATCGCGCGCCGGACCAGATGCGGCCGGTGAACATCGTGCCCGAGTTCATCTCGACCGCCGAAGGCTCGTGCCTGATCGAGGTGGGCAACACGCGGGTGATCTGCACGGCGTCGGTGGACGAGGCGGTGCCCTCGTGGATGCGCAACTCGGGCAAGGGGTGGATCACCAGCGAGTACGGGATGATCCCGCGCTCGACGCTGACCCGGACGCCGCGCGAGGCGGCGCGCGGGCGGCAGGGCGGGCGCACGCAGGAGATCCAGCGACTGATCGGGCGATCGCTGCGCGCGGTGGTGGACCTGACGCGGCTGGGCGAGCGGACGATCTGGGTGGACTGCGACGTGATCCAGGCGGACGGCGGGACCAGGACGGCGTCGATCACCGGGTCGTTCGTGGCGCTGGGGCTGGCGCTGGGCAAGCTGGTGGAGGCGGGAACGCTGACGTCGGCGCCCATCCGCGACTTCGTGGCCGCGACCAGCGCGGGCATCGTGGACGGCGAGATCATGCTCGACCTCAACTACGAAGAAGACGCGCGCGCCGAGGTGGACATGAACTTCGTCATGACCGGCGGGAAGAAGATGGTCGAGCTGCAGGCCACGGCCGAGCAGCGTCCATTCGACGAAGCGCAACTCAAGCGCATGACGGAGCTGGCGCGGAAGGGCGTGGAGAGCCTGATCGCCAAACAGCAGGCGGTGCTGAGCTCGCTCCTGCTTCGGCAGTAA
- a CDS encoding N-acetylmuramoyl-L-alanine amidase, whose product MRWNRPLSALTAGALALALLPLRSAEEKRVAVYAPRASYSLPVQERANGDYVALFEAVEPLGRASTQVDGKTWRLRFNRMECEFKAGQTRGRVGRHSIELPQPFLLDGEHGYIPLAALPLVLSRLLDSRVDFHTTSRRIFVGDVATRFTLELKKGEGLVLSFSDAVNPMISTEPGKLRMTFTHEPVVSGTGTYQFMDNKLISGARFDEVNGAAELTVQANVPVMATFADGGKTIRIVAAPIQAAQAPTPAAPAASPTSAPAAPTPEATPGGAQPTSPGAAAGAAAGALRQSYLVVVDASHGGEERGAALSDKLAEKDVTLALARKLRGELQARGINALMLRDSDTTLSLEQRAETVNASRAAVYVALHAANMGSGVRVYTAMLPASDAKQQLFVPWETAQAGHTEASRVVADAVAEETGKRDLASWVVAAPVRPLNNVVTAAIAVEVSLPGPQVDTLSSANYQQQVAAAIASGIADARPKLDPNAPRSGAPVSPGTAR is encoded by the coding sequence ATGCGCTGGAATAGGCCGCTGAGCGCGCTGACCGCGGGCGCCCTGGCGCTGGCCTTGCTGCCGTTGCGCTCGGCGGAGGAGAAGCGGGTGGCGGTGTACGCGCCGCGGGCCAGCTATTCCCTGCCCGTGCAGGAGCGCGCCAACGGAGACTACGTGGCGCTGTTCGAGGCGGTCGAACCGCTGGGCAGGGCCAGCACGCAGGTGGATGGCAAAACGTGGCGGCTGCGATTCAACAGGATGGAATGCGAGTTCAAGGCGGGCCAGACGCGGGGGCGGGTGGGGCGGCACTCGATCGAACTGCCCCAGCCATTCCTGCTCGACGGCGAGCACGGGTACATCCCGCTGGCTGCGCTGCCGTTGGTGCTGTCGCGGCTGCTCGATAGCCGGGTGGACTTCCACACGACGTCGCGGCGGATCTTCGTGGGCGACGTGGCCACGCGCTTCACGCTGGAGCTGAAAAAGGGGGAGGGCCTGGTGTTGAGTTTCTCCGACGCGGTGAACCCGATGATCAGCACCGAGCCGGGAAAACTGAGGATGACCTTCACGCATGAGCCGGTGGTGTCAGGTACGGGAACGTACCAGTTCATGGACAACAAACTGATCTCGGGAGCGCGGTTCGATGAAGTGAATGGGGCAGCGGAATTGACGGTGCAGGCCAATGTTCCGGTGATGGCGACATTCGCCGATGGTGGAAAGACGATCCGTATCGTGGCGGCACCTATCCAGGCGGCGCAGGCGCCCACGCCAGCGGCGCCGGCAGCGTCACCCACGTCCGCGCCGGCAGCCCCGACACCGGAGGCAACGCCGGGCGGGGCGCAGCCGACCTCGCCGGGAGCGGCGGCTGGGGCGGCGGCCGGAGCTCTGCGCCAGTCCTACCTTGTCGTAGTGGACGCAAGCCACGGCGGGGAGGAGCGCGGAGCGGCCCTGAGCGACAAGCTGGCGGAGAAAGACGTGACGCTGGCACTGGCGCGAAAGCTCCGGGGCGAGCTGCAGGCGCGGGGGATCAATGCGCTGATGCTGCGCGACTCCGATACGACCCTCTCGCTGGAGCAGCGGGCCGAAACGGTGAACGCGTCGCGAGCGGCGGTCTACGTGGCGCTGCACGCGGCCAACATGGGCAGCGGGGTGCGGGTGTACACGGCGATGCTGCCGGCCTCCGACGCCAAGCAGCAGTTGTTCGTCCCCTGGGAGACGGCGCAGGCGGGGCATACCGAAGCGAGCCGGGTAGTGGCGGATGCGGTGGCCGAGGAGACCGGGAAGCGGGACCTGGCCAGCTGGGTGGTGGCCGCGCCGGTGCGCCCGCTGAACAACGTGGTGACGGCAGCGATCGCGGTGGAAGTCTCGCTGCCGGGCCCGCAGGTGGATACTCTGAGCTCGGCGAATTACCAGCAGCAAGTGGCGGCGGCGATCGCGTCCGGGATCGCGGACGCGCGGCCGAAACTCGATCCCAACGCGCCAAGATCGGGCGCGCCCGTGAGCCCAGGAACGGCAAGATGA
- a CDS encoding metallopeptidase family protein, with protein sequence MDRERFARIAAEVLDSLPRRFRRRIQNVAVLVEDYPAEQRPRRRTGRPRKLAPSPRRLLMGVYVGVPLTQRSVFDLRAGPDHIVLYQKNIEAVCRDDIEVREQIRRTVIHELGHYFGLDEEHLKDV encoded by the coding sequence ATGGATCGCGAGCGCTTCGCAAGGATCGCGGCCGAGGTCCTGGACAGTCTTCCTCGTCGCTTCCGCCGGCGCATCCAGAATGTCGCCGTGCTGGTCGAAGACTATCCTGCGGAGCAGCGTCCGCGCCGCCGCACGGGCCGCCCCCGGAAGCTCGCCCCGAGTCCTCGCCGCTTGCTCATGGGTGTGTACGTCGGCGTCCCCCTGACGCAGAGGAGTGTCTTCGACCTCCGTGCCGGCCCCGATCACATCGTGCTCTACCAGAAGAACATCGAAGCCGTGTGCCGCGACGACATTGAGGTCCGCGAGCAGATCCGGCGCACCGTTATCCACGAACTGGGACACTACTTCGGTCTGGACGAGGAGCACCTCAAAGACGTGTAG
- the cysK gene encoding cysteine synthase A — protein sequence MKTAEAAHLRIAEEITQIVGETPMLHLKRIAPPGAADIYAKLEYLNPGGSIKDRAAIGIIRRAEQQGLLRKGCTIFEATAGNTGIGLALIGVNRGYKVVLFVPEKFSQEKVIIMRALGAEVTRTPDAEGMEGAIQRMRDAAAKTPDSFVAAQFENQANPDFHYETTGREIFEQMEGRIDAVVIGAGTGGTFTGVARYVKERLPEALAIAVETVGSVLGGGPKGTHKIEGIGASFIPKTFDSSLADQIIAVSDPDAFNTVKELAAKEGVLGGSSAGANVFVALQIARRLGPGKRVVTIIPDSAERYLSKKIFEGGI from the coding sequence ATGAAAACGGCCGAAGCTGCTCACCTCCGGATCGCCGAAGAGATCACCCAGATCGTCGGCGAAACCCCGATGCTTCACCTCAAGCGCATCGCCCCTCCCGGCGCCGCCGACATCTACGCCAAGCTCGAATACCTGAACCCCGGCGGCAGCATTAAGGACCGCGCCGCCATCGGCATCATCCGCCGCGCCGAGCAGCAGGGACTTCTCCGCAAAGGCTGCACCATCTTCGAGGCCACCGCCGGCAACACTGGCATCGGTCTGGCTCTCATCGGCGTCAACCGCGGCTACAAGGTCGTGCTCTTCGTACCCGAGAAGTTTTCCCAGGAAAAAGTCATCATCATGCGTGCCCTCGGCGCCGAGGTGACTCGCACTCCGGACGCCGAGGGCATGGAAGGGGCCATCCAGCGCATGCGCGATGCCGCCGCCAAGACCCCCGATTCCTTCGTCGCCGCCCAGTTCGAGAACCAAGCCAACCCCGACTTCCACTACGAAACTACCGGACGCGAGATCTTCGAGCAGATGGAAGGCCGCATCGACGCCGTCGTCATCGGCGCCGGCACTGGCGGCACCTTCACCGGCGTCGCCCGCTACGTCAAGGAACGTCTCCCTGAGGCTCTGGCCATCGCGGTCGAAACCGTGGGCTCTGTCCTCGGAGGCGGCCCCAAAGGCACCCACAAGATCGAAGGCATCGGCGCCAGCTTCATTCCCAAGACCTTCGATAGCTCCCTTGCCGACCAGATCATCGCCGTCTCCGACCCCGATGCCTTCAACACCGTCAAAGAGCTGGCGGCCAAGGAAGGCGTGCTCGGAGGCTCCAGCGCCGGCGCCAACGTATTCGTCGCCCTCCAGATCGCCAGGCGTCTCGGGCCAGGGAAGCGCGTCGTCACCATCATCCCCGACTCCGCCGAGCGCTATCTCTCGAAGAAGATTTTCGAAGGCGGGATCTGA
- a CDS encoding VWA domain-containing protein — translation MHPRSSALFLSLVLALTVSLAGPIVRAQQQSDPTAGHMPLPVPSPTPGTQASQGQSPDQTDNGVFIFRKKVEEVVLHATVVDQKQRLVTDLDRTAFTVYEDGRPQQLTSFRREDIPVALGIIIDNSGSMRDKRAAVNQAAINLVRASNPQDEVFLVNFNDESYLDQDFTSDVNKLKEGLERIESRGGTALYDAIVAASDHLEKGAKLDKKVLLIVTDGEDNASRESLEQTIRRLQDEHGPTVYSIGILGDDREARRAKRALTALASQTGGVAFFPKDINEVDNISRAVAHDLRNQYTLGYKPSNPQSTGGYRTVRVEAHAGGYGKLQVRTRSGYYATQERASK, via the coding sequence ATGCACCCTCGCAGTAGCGCGCTCTTCCTGTCTCTTGTCCTGGCCCTCACAGTCTCACTTGCGGGGCCCATTGTGCGCGCCCAGCAGCAGTCCGACCCCACGGCCGGCCACATGCCTCTGCCCGTCCCCTCGCCGACACCCGGCACCCAGGCGTCCCAGGGCCAGAGCCCCGACCAGACCGACAACGGCGTTTTCATCTTTAGGAAGAAGGTTGAGGAAGTCGTCCTCCACGCCACCGTCGTGGACCAGAAACAGCGCCTGGTCACCGACCTCGATCGCACTGCCTTCACCGTCTACGAGGACGGTCGCCCGCAGCAGCTCACCTCCTTCCGCCGCGAAGACATTCCCGTCGCCCTCGGCATCATCATCGACAATTCTGGCTCCATGCGCGACAAGCGCGCCGCCGTCAACCAGGCTGCCATCAACCTGGTCCGCGCCAGCAACCCCCAGGATGAAGTCTTTCTTGTCAACTTTAACGACGAGTCCTATCTCGATCAGGACTTCACCTCCGACGTCAACAAGCTGAAGGAAGGCCTGGAGCGCATCGAGTCCCGCGGTGGCACCGCCCTCTATGACGCCATTGTGGCCGCCTCCGACCACCTCGAGAAGGGCGCCAAGCTCGACAAGAAAGTGCTCCTTATTGTCACCGACGGCGAGGACAATGCCAGTCGCGAGTCTCTCGAGCAGACCATTCGCCGCCTTCAGGACGAGCACGGCCCCACCGTGTATTCCATCGGCATCCTGGGCGACGACCGCGAGGCTCGCCGCGCCAAGCGCGCTCTCACCGCGCTCGCCTCTCAGACCGGTGGCGTGGCTTTCTTTCCCAAGGACATCAACGAGGTGGACAACATCAGCCGCGCCGTCGCCCACGACCTCCGCAATCAGTACACCTTGGGCTACAAGCCTTCCAACCCGCAGTCCACCGGCGGATACCGCACCGTGCGCGTCGAGGCTCATGCCGGCGGATACGGCAAGCTCCAGGTCCGCACCCGCAGCGGCTACTACGCCACCCAGGAGCGCGCCTCGAAGTAG
- a CDS encoding DUF1015 domain-containing protein — protein sequence MATIFPFRALRYNPGRVDVQRVVTQPYDKITPAMQQRYYAASPYNLVRIILGKREPADDEKSNVYTRAADDFRRWRSEGVLRPDAAASLYAYSQEFRAPGTEKMGTRRGFIGLGQIEPYEAGVVFRHEQTLSAPKQDRLNLLRATRAHFGQIFMLYSDPGREVETQLFRDAKPTIEVTDEYGVVHRIWAVPEVERVEAATRAMADKKLIIADGHHRYETALRYRDERRAGGGKADGNQAYDRVMMTFVNVDAPGLVILPTHRVVHGLEDFQAGEMVRVARNFFAVEDITSRFDPERPTAALAAGGEGTALLAVTKGNKFLMRAPAGARHASMEGLSSRQAELDVVRLHRVVLGSVLGMSEESIREQKHIEYVRDAKEAVARVQGGANVAFLMNPARIEQVRDIAFAGEVLPQKSTDFYPKMLSGLTIYALE from the coding sequence ATGGCCACGATCTTCCCTTTTCGGGCACTGCGCTACAACCCTGGGCGCGTGGATGTTCAGAGGGTCGTCACCCAGCCGTACGATAAGATCACGCCGGCGATGCAGCAGCGCTACTACGCCGCCAGCCCCTACAACCTGGTGCGAATCATCCTGGGGAAAAGAGAGCCAGCAGACGATGAGAAAAGCAACGTTTACACGCGGGCGGCGGACGATTTCCGACGTTGGCGGAGCGAAGGCGTGCTGCGGCCGGATGCGGCGGCGAGCCTGTATGCGTACTCGCAAGAATTCAGGGCGCCTGGGACAGAGAAGATGGGCACGAGGCGGGGATTCATCGGGCTGGGGCAGATCGAGCCGTATGAGGCCGGGGTGGTGTTCCGGCACGAGCAGACGCTGTCGGCGCCCAAGCAAGACCGGCTGAACCTGTTGCGAGCCACGCGGGCGCACTTCGGGCAGATCTTCATGCTGTATTCCGATCCCGGGCGGGAGGTGGAGACTCAACTCTTCCGAGATGCCAAGCCGACGATAGAAGTTACGGACGAATACGGGGTCGTGCACCGGATATGGGCGGTGCCGGAAGTCGAGCGGGTGGAGGCGGCGACGCGGGCGATGGCGGACAAGAAACTGATCATCGCCGACGGTCACCACCGGTACGAGACCGCACTGCGGTATCGCGACGAGCGGCGCGCCGGAGGAGGCAAGGCGGACGGCAACCAGGCGTACGACCGGGTGATGATGACGTTCGTCAACGTGGACGCTCCCGGGCTGGTGATCCTGCCGACCCACCGGGTGGTGCACGGGCTGGAGGATTTCCAGGCGGGCGAGATGGTGCGAGTGGCGCGGAATTTCTTCGCGGTGGAGGACATCACGTCGCGGTTCGACCCGGAGCGTCCGACGGCGGCGCTGGCGGCGGGCGGCGAGGGAACAGCTTTGTTGGCTGTGACCAAGGGAAACAAGTTCCTGATGCGAGCGCCGGCGGGTGCGCGGCATGCGTCGATGGAAGGGCTGTCGTCGCGGCAGGCGGAGCTGGACGTCGTCCGCTTGCACAGGGTGGTGCTGGGGTCGGTGCTGGGTATGAGCGAAGAGTCGATCCGCGAGCAAAAGCACATCGAGTACGTGCGTGACGCGAAAGAAGCGGTGGCCCGGGTGCAGGGGGGAGCGAACGTGGCGTTCCTGATGAACCCGGCGAGGATCGAGCAAGTGCGCGACATCGCATTCGCCGGCGAGGTGCTGCCGCAGAAATCCACGGACTTCTATCCCAAGATGCTTTCGGGCCTGACCATCTATGCGCTGGAATAG
- a CDS encoding tagatose 1,6-diphosphate aldolase has protein sequence MKLTPGKLAGLKNVSNARGVIGAAAMDQRGSLKKALGANATEKQLEEFKSLVTEVLTPHATAILLDPEWGLPASKRRSKNAGLLLAYEKTGYDKTGPGRLPDLLDNWSARRLKENGADAVKILLYYTPDDPKDVNDKKHAWVERIGDECRANDIPFFLELVGYEEGVDEKGLEYSKKKPRIVLESMKEFTKDRYGADVLKVEVPINMKFVEGAKSFKGEKAYSKQEAIKHFHAAAAVTTKPFIYLSAGVSNSEFTESLELAAESGVKFNGVLCGRATWKDGIAVYANQGPQAFRHWLETEGVKNINNVNEKLKGATSWFSKYEVPEPAMAGR, from the coding sequence GTGAAACTTACCCCTGGAAAACTTGCCGGCCTCAAGAACGTATCGAACGCGCGGGGCGTGATCGGCGCCGCCGCTATGGACCAGCGCGGATCGCTGAAGAAGGCGCTGGGCGCAAACGCCACCGAGAAGCAGCTGGAGGAATTCAAGTCGCTGGTGACCGAGGTGTTGACGCCGCATGCGACGGCCATTCTGCTGGATCCCGAGTGGGGACTGCCGGCGTCGAAGCGGCGGTCGAAGAATGCCGGGCTGCTGCTGGCGTACGAGAAGACGGGCTACGACAAGACCGGGCCGGGGCGCCTGCCCGACCTGCTCGATAACTGGTCGGCGCGCCGCCTGAAAGAGAACGGCGCGGACGCGGTGAAGATCCTGCTGTACTACACGCCGGACGATCCCAAGGACGTCAACGACAAGAAGCACGCGTGGGTGGAGCGCATCGGCGACGAGTGCCGCGCCAACGATATCCCCTTCTTCCTCGAGCTGGTGGGCTACGAGGAGGGCGTGGACGAGAAGGGCCTCGAGTATTCCAAGAAGAAGCCGCGGATCGTGCTGGAGTCGATGAAGGAGTTCACCAAGGATCGTTACGGCGCGGACGTGTTGAAAGTCGAGGTGCCGATCAACATGAAATTCGTCGAGGGCGCCAAGTCATTCAAGGGCGAGAAGGCGTACTCGAAGCAGGAAGCGATCAAGCACTTCCACGCCGCCGCCGCGGTGACCACCAAGCCGTTCATCTACCTGTCGGCGGGCGTGTCGAACTCGGAATTCACCGAGTCGCTGGAGCTGGCGGCGGAGTCGGGTGTGAAGTTCAACGGCGTGCTCTGCGGGCGCGCGACCTGGAAAGACGGCATCGCGGTGTACGCCAACCAGGGTCCGCAGGCGTTCCGCCACTGGCTGGAGACCGAGGGCGTGAAGAACATCAACAACGTCAACGAGAAGCTGAAGGGGGCGACCAGCTGGTTCTCGAAGTACGAAGTCCCCGAGCCGGCCATGGCGGGAAGATAG
- a CDS encoding GerMN domain-containing protein, with protein MIPRHVQITAVVLIVAMFSTGFYILRLKARVERNGAVSDTRPIAPPVAGPKSRVELYIAYDQDGVIRPRLVNVALPQEPNLRAREVLRALVGEYLQKPSAHPLAPGADVKDVYLLNGGVAVVDTTAEFAEGHRSGVFVEELTVVSLVETLAANVPGVTRVKILVDGKERETLAGHADLMSFYDVNAVDQLVKAMQ; from the coding sequence ATGATCCCGCGTCACGTACAGATCACCGCCGTCGTCCTGATCGTGGCGATGTTCAGCACGGGATTCTACATCCTGCGACTGAAGGCACGGGTGGAGCGGAATGGGGCCGTCTCGGACACGCGCCCGATCGCGCCGCCGGTAGCCGGACCCAAATCGAGGGTGGAGCTCTACATCGCCTACGACCAGGACGGCGTGATCCGGCCGCGGCTAGTGAACGTGGCCCTGCCGCAGGAGCCGAATCTGCGTGCGCGGGAGGTGCTGCGGGCGCTGGTGGGCGAATACCTGCAAAAGCCGTCAGCGCATCCTCTGGCTCCTGGAGCAGACGTAAAGGACGTGTATCTGCTGAACGGCGGGGTGGCGGTGGTGGACACGACGGCCGAGTTCGCCGAAGGGCACCGCTCGGGCGTGTTCGTAGAGGAGCTGACGGTAGTGTCTCTGGTGGAGACGCTGGCAGCCAACGTGCCGGGCGTGACGCGGGTGAAGATCCTGGTGGACGGCAAGGAGCGGGAGACGCTGGCCGGGCACGCAGACCTGATGTCGTTCTATGATGTCAACGCGGTCGATCAACTCGTAAAGGCGATGCAGTGA